In Archocentrus centrarchus isolate MPI-CPG fArcCen1 chromosome 22, fArcCen1, whole genome shotgun sequence, one DNA window encodes the following:
- the LOC115772214 gene encoding phospholipid phosphatase 2-like encodes MTEQGKKLVLVAVDILCVFVAALPSAILTLMFSPYQRGINCNDQSIRYPYRRDTISHGTMAAVTITCSIVIITTGEAYLVHTNRLRSNSPFNQYLAALYKVVGTYLFGAAVSQSLTDLAKFTIGRPRPNFIDVCKPVVCDGYMTQINCTGNLRNVTESRLSFYSGHSSFGMYCMIFLSLYVQARMRGKWTRLVRPTIQFFLVAFSLYVGYTRISDYKHHPGDVLVGLLQGALIAVLIVRYVSDFFKQRPQPCEPQTPETERLECKTRPQPSDSEHRNHNYGGSV; translated from the exons CGGCTCTACCCTCAGCCATCCTCACACTGATGTTCAGCCCTTACCAGAGAGGAATCAACTGCAATGACCAGAGCATCCGTTATCCCTACAGGAGAGACACCATCTCTCATGGAACCATGGCTGCAGTCACCATCACCTGCTCCATAGTCATT ATCACAACAGGAGAGGCCTACCTGGTGCACACCAATCGTCTCCGCTCCAACTCCCCATTTAACCAGTACCTGGCAGCTCTCTACAAAGTGGTGGGCACCTACCTGTTTGGAGCAGCTGTCAGCCAGTCGCTGACTGACCTGGCAAAGTTCACTATAGGACGTCCCCGTCCAAACTTCATAGACGTGTGCAAGCCAGTTGTCTGTGACGGATACATGACGCAGATCAACTGCACCGGCAACCTGCGCAATGTGACAGAATCCAG GCTGTCGTTCTACTCCGGACACTCGTCCTTCGGGATGTACTGCATGATTTTCCTGTCG CTCTACGTCCAGGCCAGGATGCGGGGGAAATGGACAAGACTGGTTCGACCCACCATCCAGTTCTTCCTTGTGGCGTTCTCTCTGTATGTTGGATACACGCGCATTTCTGACTACAAACACCACCCGGGGGACGTCCTGGTGGGACTGCTGCAGGGTGCGCTCATCGCTGTGCTCATA GTCCGATACGTCTCAGACTTCTTCAAGCAGCGCCCTCAACCCTGTGAACCACAAACACCAGAGACTGAACGCCTCGAGTGTAAAACAAGGCCACAGCCTTCGGATTCAGAGCACAGAAACCACAACTACGGCGGATCAGTATGA
- the LOC115772215 gene encoding TLE family member 5-like has protein sequence MMFPQSRHSASSQSSQPLKFTTSDSCDRIKDEFQFLQAQYHSLKLECDKLASEKSEMQRHYIMYYEMSYGLNIEMHKQAEIVKRLNGICAQVLPYLSQEHQQQVMGAIERAKQVTPPEMNSIIRQQLQVQHLSQLQGLALPITPLPLGLTPPTLPAVSSSSGLLSLSSILANYSHGQPPVAKEDKARDAAERAPRGDDGDKSD, from the exons ATGATGTTTCCTCAATCGAGGCACTCG GCGTCCTCTCAGTCCAGCCAACCTCTCAAGTTCACCACTTCTGATTCCTGTGACCGTATCAAGGATGAGTTCCAGTTCCTCCAAGCACAATACCACAG TTTGAAGCTGGAGTGTGATAAGCTGGCTTCTGAAAAGTCAGAGATGCAGCGTCACTATATCATG TACTATGAAATGTCTTACGGGCTGAACATTGAAATGCACAAACAG gctgaaatagTGAAGAGACTAAATGGGATCTGTGCTCAGGTGCTGCCTTATCTGTCACAGGAG CATCAACAACAAGTCATGGGCGCCATAGAAAGAGCCAAGCAGGTCACACCTCCTGAGATGAACTCCATCATACGG cAACAGCTTCAGGTGCAACACCTGTCCCAGCTTCAGGGCCTGGCGTTGCCCATAACCCCGCTTCCCCTGGGCCTCACTCCACCCACTCTGCCCGCCGTCTCCTCTAGCTCCGGGCTGCTGTCCCTCTCCTCCATCCTGGCCAACTACTCCCACGGCCAGCCCCCGGTGGCGAAAGAGGACAAGGCCAGAGATGCCGCAGAGAGAGCGCCTAGAGGAGACGATGGAGACAAGTCAGACTAG